A single window of Bordetella genomosp. 11 DNA harbors:
- the glcF gene encoding glycolate oxidase subunit GlcF, protein MQTQIASWARDTDYGREADAILRRCVHCGFCTATCPTYQVLGDELDSPRGRIYLIKQILEGAEPTRSTQAHLDRCLTCRNCETTCPSGVEYGHLIDIGRGLVESRVSRPWGQRLKRALLRKGLTSRWFAPAMRLGRALRPLLPAAVRAKVPEPRPTGRLPDGRAHARQVIMLSGCVQPSMMPTIDAATIRVLDALGIGTTVVAGSGCCGAINLHLDDVPASLAQMRANVDAWWPLVESGKVEAIVMNASGCGAMVKEYAYHLRGEAGYADRAARIVSMVRDVSEIVAPHAGQLRERLPAPVRAAFHPPCTLQHWQGLRPLADTLLADLGFELQPFADRHLCCGSAGAYSVMNPDMAGTLRDRKLAAIAPTAPDVILSANIGCITHLQGGTSTPVRHWIEALDERLHPHGR, encoded by the coding sequence ATGCAAACCCAAATCGCATCATGGGCGCGCGACACGGATTACGGCCGCGAAGCGGACGCCATCCTGCGGCGCTGCGTCCACTGTGGCTTTTGCACGGCGACGTGTCCGACATATCAGGTGCTGGGCGATGAGCTCGATAGCCCGCGCGGCCGCATCTACCTGATCAAGCAGATCCTCGAAGGCGCCGAGCCCACGCGCTCCACGCAGGCGCATCTGGACCGTTGCCTGACCTGCCGCAATTGCGAGACGACGTGTCCGTCCGGCGTCGAGTACGGACATCTCATCGACATCGGCCGTGGACTGGTGGAAAGCCGTGTCAGTCGACCCTGGGGCCAGCGCCTGAAGCGCGCGCTGCTGCGCAAGGGCCTGACGTCGCGCTGGTTCGCGCCCGCGATGCGACTGGGCCGGGCGCTGCGGCCGCTGCTACCGGCCGCGGTGCGTGCCAAGGTGCCGGAACCGCGCCCCACGGGCAGGCTTCCCGACGGGCGCGCGCATGCGCGTCAGGTGATTATGCTGTCGGGCTGTGTGCAACCGTCCATGATGCCTACCATCGACGCCGCGACGATACGGGTCCTCGACGCCCTGGGTATAGGCACGACGGTGGTGGCGGGAAGCGGATGCTGCGGCGCCATCAATCTGCATCTGGATGATGTACCGGCTTCCCTGGCGCAGATGCGCGCCAACGTCGATGCATGGTGGCCGCTGGTGGAAAGCGGCAAGGTGGAAGCCATCGTGATGAACGCCTCCGGCTGCGGCGCCATGGTCAAGGAATATGCGTATCACCTGCGTGGCGAGGCCGGCTACGCGGACCGCGCGGCGCGCATCGTATCGATGGTCCGGGATGTATCCGAGATCGTCGCGCCGCACGCCGGCCAACTTCGCGAGCGCTTGCCGGCGCCGGTACGCGCGGCGTTTCACCCGCCATGCACGCTGCAGCATTGGCAGGGCCTGCGGCCCCTGGCCGACACCCTGCTGGCCGACCTGGGTTTCGAGTTGCAGCCTTTCGCCGACCGGCATCTGTGCTGCGGTTCGGCCGGCGCCTACTCTGTCATGAACCCCGATATGGCGGGCACCCTGCGCGACCGCAAGCTGGCCGCGATTGCGCCGACGGCGCCGGATGTGATCCTGTCGGCGAATATCGGCTGCATCACGCACCTGCAGGGCGGCACGTCCACGCCGGTGCGGCACTGGATAGAGGCGCTGGACGAGCGCCTCCATCCCCACGGACGCTAG
- the glcE gene encoding glycolate oxidase subunit GlcE yields the protein MDFVLSELCDQVMTARAAHKPLFIRGGGSKAFYGNHRPLRLEDGHCLLDVTPYRGIVNYQPSELVVTARAGTPLRELEAELAGQGQMLAFEPPHYEASATVGGCVASGLAGPRRMAAGSVRDFVLGARLLDAHGRALNFGGEVMKNVAGYDVSRLLAGSLGIFGVLLEVSLKVLPRPADEATLSLRGTEREALAAFATWRRLPMPVSAACWVPDAQGDGGTIWVRLSGAPPAIDAARVRIGGDAVDPERADAFWLSLREQTHEFFDRTRPLWRIAVPPATAPMGLGATLIEWGGGQRWLSGRHEAASVRAAAQGRGGHATLFRAAQREDVPEDGVFHPLAPGVATLTRRLKQELDPSGLFNPGRLALEL from the coding sequence ATGGATTTTGTCCTGTCGGAATTGTGCGACCAGGTCATGACCGCGCGCGCCGCGCACAAGCCTTTGTTCATCCGCGGCGGGGGCAGCAAGGCCTTCTACGGCAACCATCGACCGCTGCGGCTGGAGGACGGCCACTGCCTGCTCGATGTGACGCCGTACCGGGGGATCGTCAACTACCAGCCTTCCGAACTTGTCGTGACGGCTCGCGCCGGCACGCCGCTGCGCGAGCTGGAAGCCGAGTTGGCCGGACAAGGCCAGATGCTGGCGTTCGAGCCGCCGCACTATGAGGCATCCGCCACGGTGGGCGGCTGCGTGGCATCGGGACTCGCGGGACCGCGCCGCATGGCCGCCGGCAGCGTGCGGGACTTCGTGCTGGGCGCGCGCCTGTTGGACGCCCATGGTCGTGCATTGAATTTCGGCGGAGAGGTCATGAAAAACGTGGCCGGCTACGACGTGTCGCGCCTGTTGGCCGGTTCCCTGGGCATCTTCGGCGTCTTGCTGGAGGTCTCGTTGAAAGTCCTGCCGCGGCCGGCCGATGAAGCGACGCTCAGCCTGCGGGGCACCGAACGCGAGGCGCTCGCTGCGTTCGCCACATGGCGTCGGCTGCCGATGCCGGTTTCGGCAGCGTGCTGGGTGCCCGACGCGCAGGGCGATGGCGGCACGATATGGGTGCGCCTGTCGGGCGCGCCGCCCGCCATCGACGCGGCACGCGTGCGTATCGGCGGCGACGCGGTGGATCCCGAACGGGCCGACGCCTTCTGGCTGTCGCTGCGCGAGCAAACGCACGAATTCTTCGATCGCACGCGGCCATTGTGGCGCATCGCGGTGCCGCCGGCGACGGCGCCGATGGGCCTGGGCGCCACGCTGATCGAATGGGGCGGCGGCCAGCGTTGGCTCAGCGGCCGGCACGAGGCCGCATCCGTGCGCGCCGCCGCGCAGGGCAGGGGTGGGCACGCAACCCTGTTCCGCGCCGCCCAGCGCGAGGACGTCCCCGAAGATGGTGTGTTCCACCCTTTGGCGCCGGGCGTCGCCACGCTCACGCGCCGGCTGAAGCAGGAACTCGATCCCTCCGGGCTGTTCAATCCCGGCAGGTTGGCACTGGAGCTATAG
- a CDS encoding FAD-linked oxidase C-terminal domain-containing protein has translation MNTLVETDLTDAQVAPPAVPELVAALQAVLPSHCVLYREEDTRPYECDGLSLYRALPAVVCLPETEAQVQQVMRVCKRLSAPVVPRGAGTGLSGGAMPHSQGVLLGLSKLNRIKRIDADNTLAVVEPGVRNLAISEAAAAYGLYYAPDPSSQIACSIGGNVAENSGGVRCMKYGLTVHNILRVRVVTIDGDIVELGSEAPDSPGLDLLAVFIGSEGMLGIVTEISVKLMPKPVCAQVVLASFPSVEAAGNAVTHIIGAGIIPAGLEMMDRQAVHMVEPFVQAGYDMDAQAILLCESDGTSEEVAHEVARMEAVLQDAGATRLQVSTSEPERLRFWAGRKNAFPAAGRVSPDYYCMDGTIPRRHLARVLGAIEQMEDEFGLRCANVFHAGDGNLHPLILFDSNKPDETERADKFGVAILELCVQVGGTVTGEHGVGMEKINQMCVQFSREELDTFLAVKRAFDPQCLLNPQKVIPTLARCAEYGKMHVHGGELRFPDLSRF, from the coding sequence ATGAATACCCTGGTAGAGACCGATCTTACGGATGCGCAGGTGGCGCCGCCGGCGGTGCCCGAATTGGTTGCGGCGCTGCAGGCGGTGCTGCCGTCCCATTGCGTGTTGTATCGAGAGGAAGACACCCGGCCCTACGAATGCGACGGGCTGTCCTTGTACCGCGCCTTGCCCGCGGTGGTTTGCCTGCCCGAAACCGAAGCGCAGGTGCAACAGGTGATGCGCGTATGCAAGCGGCTTAGCGCGCCGGTCGTGCCGCGCGGCGCCGGGACCGGCTTGTCCGGCGGCGCGATGCCGCACAGCCAGGGCGTCCTGTTGGGGCTGTCGAAACTGAATCGCATCAAGCGCATCGATGCGGACAATACGCTGGCCGTGGTGGAACCCGGGGTGCGCAATCTGGCGATCTCGGAGGCCGCTGCCGCTTATGGGCTGTATTACGCGCCCGATCCCTCCAGCCAGATCGCCTGTTCCATCGGTGGCAACGTGGCCGAAAATTCAGGCGGCGTGCGCTGCATGAAGTACGGCCTGACAGTGCATAACATCCTGCGTGTCCGGGTGGTGACGATCGACGGTGATATCGTCGAACTCGGCAGCGAAGCCCCCGATTCACCCGGCCTGGATCTGCTCGCGGTATTCATCGGGTCCGAGGGCATGCTGGGGATCGTGACCGAGATCTCGGTCAAGCTGATGCCCAAGCCGGTTTGCGCACAGGTGGTGCTGGCCAGTTTCCCCAGCGTGGAAGCCGCGGGTAATGCCGTTACCCACATCATCGGCGCGGGCATTATTCCGGCCGGCCTGGAAATGATGGACAGGCAGGCGGTGCACATGGTCGAGCCTTTCGTGCAAGCCGGCTACGACATGGACGCGCAAGCCATTCTGCTATGCGAATCCGACGGTACGTCCGAGGAAGTCGCGCATGAAGTCGCTCGCATGGAGGCCGTCCTGCAGGATGCCGGAGCGACCCGTCTGCAGGTGTCCACGTCCGAGCCGGAGCGCCTGCGTTTCTGGGCCGGGCGCAAGAATGCCTTTCCCGCGGCGGGGCGCGTATCTCCCGACTATTACTGCATGGACGGCACGATTCCGCGGCGCCATCTGGCGCGCGTGCTCGGTGCCATCGAGCAGATGGAAGACGAGTTCGGCCTGCGTTGCGCGAATGTGTTCCATGCGGGTGACGGCAATCTGCATCCGCTCATTCTTTTCGATTCCAACAAGCCGGACGAGACAGAGCGCGCCGATAAATTCGGTGTGGCGATACTCGAGCTGTGCGTACAGGTGGGAGGCACCGTGACGGGAGAGCACGGTGTGGGTATGGAGAAAATCAATCAGATGTGCGTACAGTTCTCGCGCGAGGAGCTCGATACGTTCCTCGCCGTGAAGCGGGCTTTCGATCCACAGTGCCTGCTCAATCCGCAGAAGGTCATTCCAACCCTGGCGCGCTGTGCCGAGTACGGCAAGATGCACGTGCACGGCGGCGAGCTCCGATTCCCGGATCTATCCCGTTTCTGA
- a CDS encoding FAD-binding oxidoreductase, whose amino-acid sequence MNDLTDPSRLRRPLPASCLEALRAVVGDRLSTAQAVREHHGHDESPYPDVLPDAVIFAESTDEVAAVARICNDHRVPLVAYGAGSSLEGHLLPIQGGITLDLSGMNAVLEVHAQDFTATVQAGVTRKQLNEHLRDTGLFFPVDPGADASLGGMAATRASGTNAVRYGTMRENVVSLTVVTADGRVLRTARRAPKSSAGYDLTRIFVGSEGTLGIITEVTVKLYPQPEAVSAAVCNFPTLGDAVDSVIEIMQAGIPVARVEFMDEHAVRSVNRYSKLDLRETPLLLFEFHGSTAGVQEQSASVQAIVHEHGGMDFEWAHRPEDRSRLWAARHNAYFAGLQLRPGCRASTTDVCVPISALADCVRDTARDLADAPFPTTIVGHVGDGNFHVLMLLDPDSPREWEASERINHALVRRAIAADGTCTGEHGVGLHKMDFLLEEHGQAALDLMRSLKHAFDPNNILNPGKIIRW is encoded by the coding sequence ATGAATGACCTGACCGATCCTTCGCGGCTGCGCCGTCCGCTGCCCGCGTCCTGCCTGGAAGCCCTGCGTGCGGTGGTTGGCGATAGGCTATCCACCGCGCAGGCCGTGCGCGAGCATCATGGCCATGACGAGTCCCCGTACCCGGATGTACTGCCGGACGCGGTGATTTTCGCCGAGAGCACCGACGAGGTGGCCGCGGTCGCGCGGATATGCAATGACCATCGCGTTCCCCTGGTCGCTTATGGCGCCGGGTCTTCGCTGGAAGGCCATCTGCTTCCCATCCAGGGCGGCATCACGCTCGACCTCTCAGGCATGAATGCGGTCCTGGAAGTCCATGCGCAAGACTTCACCGCCACCGTACAGGCCGGCGTGACGCGCAAGCAGCTTAACGAGCATTTGCGCGACACGGGCTTATTTTTCCCGGTCGATCCCGGCGCCGATGCCAGCCTGGGCGGGATGGCGGCTACGCGCGCATCCGGCACCAACGCGGTCCGCTACGGGACCATGCGGGAAAACGTCGTTTCCTTGACGGTCGTGACCGCCGACGGCCGTGTGCTGCGCACCGCGCGCCGCGCGCCGAAATCGTCGGCCGGCTATGACCTGACGCGTATTTTCGTGGGCAGCGAAGGTACGCTGGGTATCATCACGGAAGTTACCGTCAAGCTGTATCCTCAGCCGGAAGCCGTGTCCGCTGCCGTGTGCAATTTCCCCACGCTGGGGGATGCCGTCGACAGCGTCATCGAAATCATGCAGGCGGGCATACCGGTCGCGCGTGTTGAATTCATGGACGAACATGCGGTGCGCTCCGTGAACCGGTACAGCAAACTGGATCTGCGCGAAACGCCACTGCTGCTTTTTGAATTTCACGGCAGCACGGCGGGCGTCCAGGAGCAGTCTGCATCCGTGCAGGCGATCGTCCACGAACATGGCGGCATGGATTTCGAGTGGGCGCATCGTCCCGAGGATCGCAGCCGGTTGTGGGCTGCGCGCCACAATGCTTATTTCGCCGGCCTGCAATTGCGGCCTGGCTGCCGTGCCAGCACGACGGATGTCTGCGTGCCCATATCGGCCCTGGCCGATTGTGTGCGGGACACCGCTCGCGACCTGGCCGATGCGCCATTTCCAACCACCATCGTCGGGCATGTCGGCGACGGCAATTTCCATGTGCTGATGTTGCTGGATCCGGACAGCCCGCGGGAGTGGGAAGCGTCGGAGCGCATCAATCACGCACTGGTCCGGCGCGCCATCGCGGCCGACGGCACCTGCACGGGCGAACATGGGGTCGGACTGCACAAAATGGATTTTCTCCTCGAGGAGCACGGGCAGGCGGCGCTGGATTTAATGCGTAGTCTCAAGCATGCCTTCGACCCGAACAACATCCTCAATCCCGGAAAAATCATCCGCTGGTAG
- the aroG gene encoding 3-deoxy-7-phosphoheptulonate synthase AroG encodes MSHNTDDLRIREIKELTPPAHVMREFPCSQSVSDTVYSARQALHRILHGMDDRLAVVIGPCSIHDTKAALEYARKLKPVRDRLKADLEIVMRVYFEKPRTTVGWKGLINDPDLDGSFNINKGIRVGRELLLEINTLGLPAGCEFLDMITPQYIADLVSWGAIGARTTESQVHRELASGLSCPVGFKNGTDGNVKIAVDAIKAASQPHHFLSVTKGGHSAIVSTAGNEDCHVILRGGKAPNYDAASVEAASQDLAKAGLAQRLMIDTSHANSSKNPQNQPLVAQDIGRQIAAGDARIVGLMVESHLLGGRQDLVPGKPLTYGQSITDGCIDWDASVEVLEGLANAVRERRRGAASGK; translated from the coding sequence GTGTCACACAATACCGATGACTTGCGTATCCGAGAGATCAAGGAACTGACGCCCCCGGCGCACGTCATGCGCGAGTTTCCCTGCAGTCAATCGGTGTCGGACACCGTTTATTCGGCGCGCCAGGCCCTGCATCGGATATTGCATGGCATGGACGACCGGCTTGCGGTGGTGATAGGGCCGTGCTCCATCCATGACACGAAGGCCGCGCTGGAATACGCCCGCAAGCTCAAACCGGTACGCGACCGCCTGAAGGCGGATCTGGAAATCGTCATGCGGGTCTATTTCGAGAAGCCGCGTACGACGGTGGGTTGGAAAGGATTGATCAACGATCCGGACCTTGACGGCAGCTTCAATATCAACAAAGGCATACGCGTCGGGCGCGAACTGCTGCTTGAAATCAATACCCTGGGCTTGCCGGCCGGATGTGAATTCCTCGACATGATTACGCCGCAATATATCGCCGACCTGGTGTCGTGGGGCGCGATCGGCGCGCGCACCACCGAAAGCCAGGTTCATCGCGAGCTTGCTTCCGGCCTGTCGTGTCCCGTGGGCTTCAAAAATGGTACCGACGGGAACGTGAAAATCGCCGTCGACGCGATCAAGGCCGCATCGCAGCCGCATCACTTCCTGTCGGTGACCAAGGGCGGCCATTCCGCCATCGTTTCCACGGCGGGTAATGAGGACTGCCATGTGATCCTGCGGGGCGGCAAGGCGCCCAACTACGACGCCGCCAGCGTGGAGGCCGCCAGCCAGGACCTGGCCAAGGCGGGACTCGCGCAGCGGCTGATGATCGACACCAGCCATGCCAATAGCAGCAAGAATCCGCAGAACCAGCCCTTGGTCGCTCAGGATATAGGCCGCCAGATCGCGGCGGGTGATGCCCGAATCGTCGGCTTGATGGTGGAAAGCCACTTGCTGGGCGGACGGCAGGACCTGGTTCCGGGGAAACCGCTGACCTATGGGCAAAGCATCACCGACGGTTGCATCGATTGGGATGCGTCCGTCGAAGTGCTGGAAGGGCTGGCGAATGCCGTCAGGGAACGCAGGCGTGGGGCGGCGAGCGGAAAATAA
- the tldD gene encoding metalloprotease TldD, whose product MKLTDPDIQALATAKSLLLDPWGLSESDMARALGEIFTHKVDYADLYFQYTRSEGWSLEEGIVKTGSFSIGQGVGVRAISGEKTAFAYSDTLSPDALLSSARAVRGIARQGAGKAKVRTQGGPEQVRDLYPAIDPLLTLSAPDKVGLLERIERMARARDPHVIQVMAGLGAEYDVILVAGSDGRLAADVRPLVRLSLTVIVERQGRREMGHAGGGGRSGLAYFTDEILRGYVEHAVHEALVNLDARPAPAGEMTVVLGSGWPGILLHEAVGHGLEGDFNRKGSSVFAGRIGERVASKGVTVIDDGTLPDRRGSLNVDDEGNATQRNVLIEDGILRGYMQDTMNARLMKTAATGNGRRESFAHLPMPRMTNTYMLGGDTPPEEILASVKRGLYAVNFGGGQVDITSGKFVFSASEAYMIENGKVTYPVKGATLIGNGPDAMTRVSLIGNDMRLDSGVGTCGKEGQSVPVGVGMPTLRMDGLTVGGTA is encoded by the coding sequence ATGAAACTAACCGATCCCGACATTCAAGCCCTGGCCACGGCCAAATCCCTGCTGCTCGATCCCTGGGGATTGAGCGAATCGGACATGGCGCGCGCGCTGGGCGAGATATTCACGCACAAGGTGGATTACGCCGATCTTTATTTCCAGTACACCCGTAGCGAGGGCTGGAGCCTGGAAGAGGGCATCGTCAAGACCGGCAGCTTCTCGATCGGCCAGGGCGTCGGTGTGCGGGCGATCAGCGGCGAGAAAACCGCGTTTGCGTACTCGGATACCCTTTCGCCCGACGCGCTCCTGTCTTCGGCCCGCGCGGTGCGCGGTATCGCCCGTCAAGGCGCCGGCAAGGCCAAAGTGCGTACGCAGGGCGGCCCGGAACAGGTGCGCGACCTGTACCCGGCCATCGACCCGCTGCTTACGCTCAGCGCGCCGGACAAAGTCGGCCTGCTCGAACGCATCGAGCGCATGGCCCGCGCGCGAGACCCTCACGTTATCCAGGTCATGGCCGGCCTGGGCGCGGAATACGACGTCATCCTGGTCGCGGGCAGCGACGGGCGGCTGGCCGCCGACGTGCGGCCGCTGGTAAGGCTGTCGCTGACAGTGATCGTCGAGCGCCAGGGCAGGCGGGAAATGGGGCATGCGGGAGGCGGCGGTCGTTCCGGCCTCGCTTATTTCACCGACGAGATCCTGCGCGGTTATGTCGAGCATGCCGTACACGAAGCGCTGGTGAATCTGGATGCAAGGCCGGCGCCCGCCGGCGAGATGACGGTAGTGCTCGGCTCCGGTTGGCCGGGCATCCTGCTGCACGAGGCTGTGGGACACGGGCTGGAAGGCGACTTCAATCGCAAGGGCTCCAGCGTTTTCGCCGGTCGTATCGGCGAACGCGTGGCGTCCAAGGGTGTTACCGTCATCGATGACGGCACTTTGCCGGATCGTCGCGGCTCCTTGAATGTGGACGACGAAGGCAATGCGACCCAGCGCAATGTCCTTATCGAGGACGGCATTTTGCGCGGCTACATGCAGGACACGATGAACGCGCGCCTGATGAAAACGGCCGCTACCGGCAATGGCCGACGCGAATCGTTCGCGCATCTGCCCATGCCGCGCATGACGAATACCTATATGTTGGGGGGCGACACGCCTCCCGAGGAAATCCTCGCGTCGGTCAAGCGCGGCCTCTACGCCGTGAATTTCGGCGGCGGGCAGGTGGATATCACCAGCGGCAAATTCGTATTCTCCGCGTCCGAAGCCTATATGATCGAAAACGGCAAGGTCACATACCCGGTGAAAGGCGCCACGCTGATCGGCAATGGTCCCGATGCGATGACCCGCGTAAGCCTTATCGGCAACGATATGCGGCTGGACTCCGGGGTCGGCACGTGCGGCAAGGAAGGGCAAAGCGTACCCGTCGGCGTCGGCATGCCGACTTTGCGCATGGACGGACTGACGGTGGGCGGTACGGCCTGA
- a CDS encoding carbon-nitrogen hydrolase family protein produces the protein MNAPSIASSPPGRVAAIQMVSTPIVRENLDVASQLIAKAAESGARLVALPEYFCFMGQKDHDKLAIRETEGDGPIQAFLADQARRHSVYVVGGTLPLASPDASRVFNTSLVYGPDGNRLVRYDKIHLFNFKRGTESYDESIAIRPGNDVRTIDTPFARVGLSVCYDLRFPELYRALGQVDLILVPAAFTYTTGKAHWELLLRARAVENQCYVLAPAQGGSHPNGRRTWGHSMLIDPWGDIVDVLPEGPGVVAGNIEPARLSEVRTALPALRHRVM, from the coding sequence ATGAACGCTCCTTCCATCGCTTCCTCTCCCCCCGGCCGCGTGGCGGCTATCCAGATGGTCAGTACGCCCATTGTCAGGGAAAATCTGGATGTTGCGTCCCAGTTAATCGCAAAAGCGGCCGAATCCGGGGCACGATTGGTAGCCTTGCCGGAATATTTCTGCTTCATGGGACAAAAAGATCACGACAAGCTTGCCATTAGGGAAACGGAGGGCGACGGCCCCATTCAGGCGTTTCTGGCGGATCAGGCGCGCCGCCACAGCGTATATGTCGTGGGAGGTACTTTACCGCTTGCCAGCCCGGATGCAAGCCGGGTGTTCAACACCTCCCTGGTATATGGCCCGGATGGCAACCGTTTGGTGCGGTACGACAAAATACACTTGTTCAACTTCAAGCGTGGTACCGAATCCTACGACGAGTCGATCGCCATTCGCCCGGGGAACGACGTGCGTACCATCGATACCCCATTCGCGCGCGTGGGCCTGTCGGTATGCTACGACCTCCGGTTTCCGGAGTTATATCGGGCGCTGGGACAGGTGGACCTGATTCTGGTTCCGGCGGCATTTACCTATACGACCGGCAAGGCGCATTGGGAACTGCTGCTGCGCGCGCGAGCCGTCGAGAACCAATGCTATGTGCTGGCACCGGCGCAGGGCGGCTCGCATCCCAATGGCCGCCGTACCTGGGGTCATTCCATGTTGATCGATCCATGGGGGGATATCGTCGACGTGCTGCCGGAGGGGCCGGGCGTCGTAGCGGGTAACATAGAACCCGCACGGCTGTCGGAAGTGCGAACCGCCTTGCCCGCACTGCGCCACCGCGTCATGTGA
- a CDS encoding H-NS histone family protein: MPRETYSAQQARIEKEIDKLRKKAEALQMKRRKPVVASIIRSMREYNITPEEIVAAFGKPAARRGPGRKTAGATAAASAKRAVAPKYRHPDTGETWTGRGKAPRWLTAAEAAGASRETFLIQ, encoded by the coding sequence ATGCCAAGAGAGACCTACTCCGCGCAGCAAGCCAGGATCGAAAAAGAGATCGATAAGCTCCGTAAAAAAGCGGAAGCGCTGCAAATGAAGCGCCGCAAGCCCGTGGTGGCCTCCATCATCCGGTCCATGCGTGAATACAATATCACTCCTGAAGAGATCGTCGCCGCGTTCGGCAAGCCCGCCGCGCGCCGGGGCCCGGGCCGCAAGACCGCCGGGGCGACCGCCGCTGCGTCCGCCAAGCGTGCAGTGGCACCGAAATACCGCCATCCCGACACCGGCGAAACCTGGACTGGCCGGGGCAAGGCACCTCGCTGGCTTACCGCCGCCGAAGCCGCGGGCGCATCCCGCGAGACTTTTCTCATCCAGTAA
- a CDS encoding DUF4136 domain-containing protein: MSRSWRCAQALVLALMAGLLVGCATTPSVSARVTSFQEWPAGATGQRYRFVPADPSQNNNLEYQNFQDMVRSGIGATGLVEAQAGQPARFDVAFRYGVTQTQVNVRRPYDPYFYGGYGPGFYGGRYWGGPWGPGFWGPDWVDVPTVAYRNALTVEIRDASQGGKEVYRATAYSVSDNDRLLKVMPYLVRAIFDNFPANNGSEREVRYTMDR; encoded by the coding sequence ATGTCACGTTCCTGGCGCTGCGCGCAGGCTTTGGTCCTCGCGCTGATGGCCGGCTTGCTCGTCGGCTGCGCCACCACGCCCAGCGTATCGGCGCGCGTGACTTCCTTCCAGGAATGGCCCGCCGGCGCGACCGGGCAGCGGTATCGCTTCGTGCCCGCGGATCCCAGCCAGAATAACAATCTGGAATATCAGAATTTTCAGGACATGGTGCGCAGCGGGATAGGCGCGACCGGCCTGGTGGAGGCTCAAGCCGGCCAGCCGGCGCGTTTCGATGTGGCGTTCCGTTATGGCGTGACCCAGACGCAGGTGAACGTGCGGCGGCCCTATGATCCCTATTTCTACGGGGGGTATGGTCCGGGCTTTTATGGTGGACGGTATTGGGGCGGCCCGTGGGGGCCCGGCTTCTGGGGCCCGGACTGGGTCGATGTGCCGACGGTTGCTTACCGCAATGCGCTGACCGTGGAAATACGCGATGCCAGCCAGGGCGGCAAGGAGGTTTACCGGGCTACCGCATATAGCGTGTCGGATAACGACAGGCTTTTGAAAGTAATGCCCTACCTGGTTCGCGCCATTTTCGATAATTTTCCCGCGAACAATGGTTCGGAGCGGGAAGTCCGCTATACGATGGACAGGTAG